The Polycladomyces subterraneus genome includes a window with the following:
- the pckA gene encoding phosphoenolpyruvate carboxykinase (ATP) gives MTMQTGVQEGIILNLNGTVHRQLPVAALIEQAIVRKEALLAANGALLATTGKYTGRSPKDKYIVDEPTVSDRIDWGPVNQPMKREVFERLYKRVREYLRNREVFVFDGYAGADPSHRLAIRVITEYAWHNLFAHQLFVRPAEKELSNHTPSFTVISVPGFQAVPERDGTRSETFIIISFEHRVVLIGGTRYAGEMKKSIFSVMNYLLPEKGVLPMHCSANVGHHGDVALFFGLSGTGKTTLSADPERRLIGDDEHGWSDTGIFNIEGGCYAKCIGLSQEKEPQIWNAIRFGSVLENVVLDDNRRPDYDDGSLTENTRAAYPVDHIPNAVIPGIAGHPNVILFLTADAFGVLPPISRLTTEQAMYHFLSGYTSKLAGTERGVTEPEATFSACFGAPFLPRPAREYAEMLGEKIARHQVRVYLVNTGWTGGPYGVGKRMNLAYTRSMVRAAIDGRLEESTFSIDPIFKVAVPDTCPDVPSDILKPRSTWSDPEAYDRQARELVRRFQENFSRFKDVPESIRIAGPTME, from the coding sequence ATGACGATGCAAACCGGAGTCCAAGAGGGGATAATATTGAATCTGAACGGAACCGTTCACCGTCAATTGCCGGTGGCGGCTTTAATTGAGCAAGCGATCGTGCGAAAAGAAGCCTTATTGGCCGCAAACGGTGCTCTGCTGGCAACAACGGGCAAATACACCGGTCGATCGCCCAAAGATAAATACATTGTAGATGAGCCAACCGTCTCTGATCGCATCGACTGGGGGCCCGTCAACCAACCGATGAAACGAGAAGTGTTTGAACGCCTGTATAAACGTGTGCGGGAATACCTGCGCAACAGGGAAGTGTTTGTGTTTGATGGTTATGCGGGAGCCGACCCCTCCCACCGCCTTGCCATTCGCGTCATCACAGAATATGCATGGCATAACCTTTTTGCCCATCAGTTGTTCGTTCGTCCTGCAGAAAAGGAATTATCCAATCACACACCTTCATTCACCGTCATATCGGTGCCTGGGTTCCAAGCGGTTCCCGAACGAGATGGAACGCGATCGGAGACATTTATCATCATCAGTTTTGAACATCGGGTCGTGTTGATCGGCGGCACCCGGTATGCCGGGGAAATGAAAAAATCCATCTTCAGCGTCATGAATTACCTGTTGCCGGAAAAAGGTGTCCTCCCTATGCACTGCTCCGCCAACGTGGGGCATCACGGGGACGTCGCCCTTTTCTTTGGACTCTCGGGCACGGGGAAGACCACATTGTCCGCCGATCCGGAGCGTCGCCTGATCGGAGATGATGAGCACGGCTGGTCGGATACGGGCATCTTTAATATCGAAGGCGGTTGTTACGCCAAATGTATCGGACTGTCTCAGGAAAAAGAACCGCAAATCTGGAACGCGATCCGATTCGGTTCCGTGTTGGAAAACGTAGTGTTGGACGACAACCGGCGACCGGATTATGATGATGGTTCGTTGACAGAAAACACCCGTGCCGCCTACCCGGTCGATCATATCCCGAACGCGGTGATTCCCGGCATCGCCGGTCATCCGAATGTGATACTGTTTTTGACGGCGGATGCGTTCGGTGTGTTGCCACCCATCTCTCGGTTAACTACAGAACAAGCGATGTATCATTTCCTGTCAGGTTACACCAGCAAACTGGCCGGCACTGAACGCGGCGTCACGGAACCGGAAGCGACCTTCTCCGCGTGTTTCGGCGCGCCTTTCCTCCCACGTCCCGCACGGGAGTACGCGGAAATGTTGGGAGAAAAAATTGCCCGGCATCAAGTTCGCGTCTATCTGGTCAACACCGGCTGGACCGGCGGTCCGTATGGCGTGGGTAAACGAATGAACCTCGCCTACACGCGGTCCATGGTACGGGCGGCCATCGACGGGCGCCTGGAGGAGAGCACTTTCAGTATCGACCCTATCTTCAAAGTGGCGGTGCCGGACACGTGTCCGGACGTTCCGAGCGACATCCTGAAGCCACGCAGCACTTGGTCTGACCCCGAAGCCTATGATCGGCAAGCCCGCGAGCTGGTGCGGCGGTTTCAGGAGAATTTCAGCCGGTTCAAGGATGTTCCCGAGTCGATCCGCATTGCAGGGCCGACCATGGAGTGA
- a CDS encoding PTS sugar transporter subunit IIA — translation MDLKTVIKPDSMMLSLEASTREEVIQQLSDRLKQQGVITDVEGYLQDVEEREKMGSTAIGFDVAIPHAKSASVTQPAVAFARLSESIYWNADQADTVRLVFLIAVPQEQAGNEHLQILAALSRKLMHAEVRDRLMQAETKEQILDALAS, via the coding sequence ATGGATCTCAAAACAGTGATCAAACCCGATAGCATGATGTTGTCTTTGGAAGCGTCTACACGGGAAGAGGTAATCCAGCAATTGTCCGATCGTCTGAAACAACAGGGTGTGATCACCGACGTCGAGGGTTACCTGCAGGATGTGGAAGAGCGGGAGAAGATGGGCTCTACGGCGATCGGATTCGATGTTGCCATTCCCCACGCTAAATCCGCATCCGTTACACAGCCGGCGGTGGCATTTGCCCGGTTGTCCGAGTCAATTTACTGGAATGCCGATCAAGCGGATACGGTGCGACTCGTCTTTCTGATCGCCGTCCCTCAAGAGCAGGCGGGCAACGAACATCTGCAGATTCTGGCAGCGTTATCGCGAAAACTGATGCATGCCGAGGTTCGGGATCGATTGATGCAGGCCGAGACTAAGGAACAGATCCTTGACGCATTGGCGTCATGA